A window of Longispora fulva contains these coding sequences:
- a CDS encoding SDR family NAD(P)-dependent oxidoreductase has translation MRTVVVTGGATGIGYAVAESFTRAGDHVVITGRRESALREAADRLGATAVPFDAADPAAVAAALADLPATVDVLVNNAGGNTDFDRPDDGDDLAALAANWRANLDANLLSAVLVTTALTPRLADDARIVTIGSIAARLGANSYGAAKAAVEAWTASLATQLGPRGITANVVSPGLIVATEFFRDRLTDDGVAQRVAATRNGRPGTTADVAATVDFLASPAAGHLTGQVVHVNGGAYLGR, from the coding sequence ATGCGGACAGTTGTCGTCACCGGGGGCGCGACCGGGATCGGGTACGCCGTGGCGGAGTCCTTCACCCGAGCCGGCGACCACGTGGTGATCACCGGCCGGCGGGAGTCCGCGCTGCGCGAGGCCGCCGACCGGCTCGGGGCCACGGCCGTGCCGTTCGACGCCGCCGACCCGGCCGCCGTCGCCGCGGCGCTGGCCGACCTGCCCGCCACGGTCGACGTCCTGGTCAACAACGCCGGCGGCAACACGGACTTCGACCGGCCGGACGACGGGGACGACCTGGCGGCCCTCGCCGCCAACTGGCGGGCCAACCTCGACGCCAACCTGCTGTCGGCCGTCCTGGTCACCACGGCGCTGACCCCCCGCCTCGCCGACGACGCGCGGATCGTCACGATCGGCTCGATCGCCGCCCGGCTGGGCGCCAACTCCTACGGCGCGGCCAAGGCGGCGGTCGAGGCCTGGACGGCGTCCCTGGCGACCCAGCTCGGCCCGCGCGGCATCACCGCGAACGTGGTCTCCCCGGGCCTGATCGTCGCCACCGAGTTCTTCCGCGACCGGCTCACCGACGACGGGGTCGCCCAGCGGGTCGCGGCCACCCGCAACGGCCGGCCGGGCACCACCGCGGACGTGGCCGCGACTGTGGACTTCCTCGCCTCGCCGGCCGCCGGGCACCTCACGGGCCAGGTCGTGCACGTCAACGGCGGGGCCTATCTGGGTCGGTAG
- a CDS encoding MarR family winged helix-turn-helix transcriptional regulator, whose protein sequence is MDDAVDLIQSAWARERPGTPVESIGVITRVWRIGKILSDERRRTLTRLGIDAATLDLLSTLRRSGTPYRLPPGELARLSLVSAGAISQRVARAETDGLVRREKGGPDGRSVLVTLTAAGHALLDRSVDDLLTHEQSLLGALAPDELGQLSALLKALLAGLSEPLADPE, encoded by the coding sequence ATGGACGATGCCGTCGACCTGATCCAGTCCGCCTGGGCCCGCGAACGCCCGGGCACCCCGGTCGAGTCCATCGGCGTGATCACCCGGGTCTGGCGGATCGGCAAGATCCTGTCCGACGAGCGCCGCAGGACCCTGACCCGGCTCGGCATCGACGCCGCGACCCTCGACCTGCTGAGCACCCTGCGCCGGTCGGGGACCCCCTACCGGCTGCCCCCGGGTGAACTGGCCCGGTTGTCGCTGGTCAGCGCGGGGGCCATCTCGCAGCGCGTCGCCCGGGCCGAGACCGACGGGCTGGTACGCCGGGAGAAGGGCGGGCCTGACGGGCGCTCGGTCCTGGTGACCCTGACGGCCGCCGGGCACGCGCTGCTGGACCGGTCGGTGGACGACCTGCTCACCCACGAACAGAGCCTGCTCGGGGCGCTCGCCCCTGACGAGCTGGGCCAGCTGTCCGCCCTGCTCAAGGCACTTCTCGCCGGGCTGAGCGAACCACTCGCCGACCCGGAGTGA
- a CDS encoding putative protein N(5)-glutamine methyltransferase, translated as MSLALSHLSASAIVARLRAVGCVFAEDEADLLLSAGASPVELAAMVDRRVAGLPLEHVLGWAEFCGLRIAVDPGVFVPRRRTMFLAREATDLAREAADATAARPVVVDLCCGSGAVGAALVTALPGVELHAADIEPDAVRCARRNLGPSGEVHEGDLYAALPATLRGRIDVLVCNAPYVPTDEIGFLPPEARLHEPHVTLDGGSDGLDVQRRVAAGAVEWLAPGGHLLVETSEDQAPRTLDVFTAAGLVSRIATSEELYATVVIGTRPRT; from the coding sequence ATGTCACTCGCACTGTCGCATCTCTCCGCGTCCGCCATCGTCGCCCGGCTCCGGGCCGTCGGCTGTGTCTTCGCCGAGGACGAGGCCGACCTGCTCCTGTCCGCCGGGGCGTCCCCGGTCGAGCTCGCCGCCATGGTGGACCGCCGGGTCGCCGGACTACCCCTCGAACACGTCCTGGGCTGGGCCGAGTTCTGCGGCCTGCGCATCGCCGTGGATCCCGGGGTGTTCGTCCCCCGTCGCCGCACCATGTTCCTGGCCCGGGAGGCCACGGACCTGGCCCGCGAGGCCGCGGACGCCACCGCCGCCCGCCCCGTCGTCGTCGACCTCTGCTGCGGCTCGGGCGCGGTCGGCGCCGCCCTGGTCACAGCCCTGCCCGGCGTCGAACTGCACGCCGCGGACATCGAGCCGGACGCGGTCCGCTGCGCCCGCCGCAACCTCGGCCCCTCCGGCGAGGTCCACGAGGGCGACCTGTACGCGGCCCTGCCCGCCACGCTGCGCGGCAGGATCGACGTGCTGGTCTGCAACGCCCCGTACGTGCCCACCGACGAGATCGGGTTCCTGCCGCCGGAGGCCCGGCTGCACGAGCCGCACGTGACCCTCGACGGCGGCTCGGACGGGCTCGACGTGCAGCGCCGGGTCGCCGCCGGGGCGGTGGAGTGGCTGGCCCCGGGCGGTCACCTGCTGGTCGAGACGAGCGAGGACCAGGCGCCCCGGACCCTCGACGTGTTCACCGCCGCAGGACTGGTGTCGCGGATCGCGACGTCCGAGGAGCTGTACGCCACGGTCGTGATCGGCACCCGCCCGAGGACGTAG